One window of the Acidobacteriota bacterium genome contains the following:
- a CDS encoding GTPase domain-containing protein, with amino-acid sequence MLAVDHQKKELHCKVVYYGPGLAGKVSNVLSLYNSVRPEFRSKLVTHETDIASELTFHFPAGMFKTPNGYTLHFHFYTTPGAVCCPSNQKMILENVDGVIFVADSQPERMYANLEVLKLLKENLLALGIDFQTLPYVLQLNKRDIPGSLSVEELTARLRCKNEPVFEAVAFKGIGVAETFKALARQILQKCQSNS; translated from the coding sequence ATGCTGGCAGTTGATCACCAAAAAAAGGAATTGCATTGCAAGGTTGTTTATTACGGTCCTGGGCTGGCTGGGAAAGTGTCCAATGTGTTGTCTCTGTACAATTCTGTGAGGCCAGAATTCCGCAGTAAACTGGTTACTCACGAAACAGATATTGCCAGCGAACTAACCTTTCATTTCCCGGCAGGAATGTTCAAAACCCCAAATGGATACACCCTTCATTTCCATTTTTACACCACGCCTGGAGCTGTTTGTTGCCCTTCCAATCAAAAGATGATCCTGGAAAATGTTGATGGTGTGATTTTTGTGGCTGATAGCCAGCCTGAACGGATGTACGCCAATCTTGAAGTTCTCAAGTTATTGAAAGAAAACCTTCTGGCGCTTGGGATTGATTTCCAGACGTTGCCCTACGTGTTGCAACTCAACAAACGTGACATCCCCGGGAGCCTTTCAGTTGAAGAACTGACTGCCAGATTGAGATGCAAAAACGAGCCGGTTTTTGAAGCTGTGGCTTTCAAAGGGATTGGTGTGGCTGAGACGTTTAAAGCACTCGCCCGGCAGATTCTTCAAAAGTGCCAGTCGAACTCATAA
- a CDS encoding GTPase domain-containing protein — protein sequence MPVVDHQKKELHCKIVYYGPGLAGKTTNMRYLYDTINSGIRSEFVTHETDESRELTFSFPAGKFKALNEYVLYFHLFTVPGSFQIRQFRKQILGNVDGVIFVVDSHPRRLNASIELLQDLKENLHALEVDFQVLPFVLQLNKRDLPEALPVEDLTVKLRCKNEPVIEAIADQGIGVVEAFRAIAQQFLQKHHTTH from the coding sequence ATGCCGGTGGTTGATCATCAAAAGAAGGAACTACATTGCAAGATTGTCTATTACGGCCCTGGGCTGGCCGGAAAGACGACCAATATGCGGTATCTTTATGACACCATCAATTCAGGGATTCGAAGTGAGTTTGTCACCCACGAAACCGATGAGAGTCGGGAGTTGACCTTTTCGTTTCCAGCCGGAAAATTCAAAGCCCTGAATGAATATGTTTTGTACTTTCACCTTTTCACTGTGCCTGGGTCATTTCAAATCCGGCAGTTCCGAAAACAAATTCTGGGAAATGTTGATGGTGTGATCTTTGTGGTGGATAGTCACCCACGGCGGCTGAATGCCAGTATTGAGTTGTTGCAGGACCTCAAAGAAAACCTGCACGCTCTGGAAGTTGATTTTCAGGTATTGCCATTTGTGTTGCAACTCAACAAACGGGATCTTCCAGAGGCCCTTCCAGTTGAAGATCTGACAGTCAAACTGCGATGCAAAAACGAACCCGTGATTGAAGCCATTGCGGATCAGGGAATTGGCGTGGTCGAGGCATTTCGTGCGATTGCCCAGCAGTTCCTCCAGAAACACCACACGACTCATTGA
- a CDS encoding IPT/TIG domain-containing protein codes for MRRSSLRILYFSLILTLVFQSLFLVRTSADFTSRAFPGAGRTPARQQATIRIRERNPVVNETKQLTLTAVDASDQPLTSVTWESGSPDIATVDAQTGLVRGVKQGFATITARLGSESFSTFVVVARVRNGNGAKVPGDTKTDTGGRIYISDPTGSIILRKGSFAEAATIFAGQRGETGTADGQRLSARFNAPTAVTVDNSARGGVYVADTANHKIRKIDFNDQVTTVLGSNSPGMMTGDVTPFDRATFRGPRGVVADTGGNLFITDTENHAIYYADLARREVRLLAGEPGASGKADGRGRTARFTRPRGGALSTDGRILAIADEGNNVVRLISRDGQVATLGRASSAKGSPIFEPHLGAQILKNPAFEPGTRFLKQAQPGDDITFNAPQSVSIDAAGNIYVVDQDGAFVVTRPNNKLPEVVQLAQDGSFEQAASVVVRGTESFVLDTEATTEAEAVKVVTVGAPEILNLSPNQVRLEGGEEVTITGKNFAPESRIIIGDAEVTDFEVESATQIRVRVPKQNIPGNRNLTIQTRGGVDQERILTLSKRLDALADGEITTVAGGIPYVGDGDVATGVSVGLTANDVTVDVGGNIYVSDYLNARLRRIDANTNVITTVAGNGRFTFVGDGNLAVSAGVGPTSATFDGEGNLYLVDLINNRLRRVDARTGVIQTIAGNGGFAFSPDGILATQASLGLVFGATAAIDPQGNVVFSDPSSNRIRRINAQTGIISTITGNGTPGLSGDGGPAAGAVLFAPHGIVFDRDGNLFINDSRNHRIRRIDAQTGIISTIAGNGVRGFSGDGGPATSASFNLEVGGGMAIDPAGNLHIADGLNFRVRRIDRQSGIITTVAGTGDPRFSGDGAAATGAGMQPSGVAFDGFGNLLISDTNHRIRRVDAQTRTITTVAGTGKTKFGGSGGLATNAGLSFIGGFSLDAQGNIYISDEPFHYIHRVDGRTGIINIIAGTGNPGSHGDGGPATSAGLSSPRGQALDGQGNLYFADTFNNRIRRIDLQTGIISTFAGNGTESFSGDGGPATSAALFNPSGVAFDRNGNLFIADTGNHRIRMVETSSGRISTVAGTGVRNFTGDGGPARSATLNFPQSVAFDQSGNLLICDAGSRVVRRVSVQTGIISTIAGKPGDGDFSGDGGPATQAGMTPAFVVSDATGNLYVADLFSHRIRRIDAQTGMISTIAGNGSEAYSGDGEPAVAASLNNPYAIVIDQTGNVYLADRENKSIRVIKNGANYEPPPAGSPTLALIEDQTVRAGDLQVVEVRAFDPNGTGGLRLNLFESPDFVALIDNGNGLGELRIAPPATATEGGRVTVQVVDPTGLSAQTSFTVTVLGADDTEPTVSNVTLSRKKVVRKKDATIGINWRSADDTGVMSHDLRFATDGSTFDTVVISGLDGGTQNFVWTVPASVPKTKTGRVLIIARDSAGNTGVGTSQEITVK; via the coding sequence ATGCGCCGATCCTCTTTGAGAATTCTCTATTTCAGTCTGATTCTGACCCTCGTATTTCAATCCCTGTTCCTGGTTCGCACCAGTGCTGATTTCACATCACGAGCTTTTCCCGGTGCTGGTCGGACTCCTGCCAGACAGCAAGCCACCATTCGCATTCGCGAGCGCAATCCGGTGGTCAATGAAACCAAACAACTGACTCTCACTGCGGTGGATGCCAGTGACCAGCCGCTCACCAGTGTAACCTGGGAATCTGGAAGCCCTGACATTGCCACGGTTGATGCCCAAACCGGTCTGGTGCGTGGTGTCAAACAGGGATTTGCCACTATCACGGCTCGGTTGGGCAGTGAAAGCTTTTCAACCTTTGTGGTTGTGGCCCGTGTTCGAAACGGCAATGGCGCCAAAGTTCCCGGCGATACCAAAACCGACACTGGCGGACGCATCTACATCAGCGACCCAACCGGAAGCATCATCTTACGCAAAGGCAGCTTTGCTGAAGCCGCCACCATTTTTGCCGGTCAACGAGGTGAAACTGGAACAGCGGACGGCCAGCGATTGAGTGCCCGATTTAATGCTCCGACGGCAGTGACCGTGGATAACAGCGCTCGTGGTGGCGTCTATGTCGCCGATACCGCCAACCACAAAATCCGCAAAATTGATTTCAACGATCAGGTGACGACCGTTTTGGGAAGTAATTCACCGGGAATGATGACGGGGGATGTCACGCCGTTTGACCGGGCTACATTTCGTGGACCGCGTGGTGTCGTGGCTGATACCGGTGGAAACCTCTTCATTACCGACACCGAAAACCATGCCATTTATTATGCTGATCTGGCGCGACGTGAAGTCCGTTTGCTGGCTGGCGAACCTGGAGCATCCGGAAAAGCTGACGGACGTGGACGCACGGCCCGTTTTACCCGTCCGCGCGGCGGCGCCTTGAGCACCGATGGCCGCATCCTGGCGATTGCGGATGAAGGCAATAACGTGGTGCGGCTAATTTCCCGCGATGGACAGGTGGCTACGCTGGGCAGGGCTTCGAGCGCCAAAGGTTCACCCATTTTTGAACCCCATCTCGGCGCTCAAATTCTCAAAAACCCGGCTTTCGAACCTGGAACCCGGTTTTTGAAGCAGGCTCAACCCGGAGACGACATCACGTTTAACGCGCCGCAATCGGTGAGCATTGATGCCGCCGGCAATATTTATGTCGTTGACCAGGATGGTGCCTTTGTCGTCACACGGCCAAATAATAAACTCCCGGAAGTTGTTCAACTGGCACAGGATGGAAGTTTCGAGCAGGCTGCAAGCGTTGTTGTGCGCGGAACGGAGAGTTTTGTTCTCGACACCGAAGCCACCACCGAAGCCGAAGCCGTGAAAGTGGTCACGGTTGGCGCACCGGAAATTCTCAACCTTTCACCCAATCAGGTTCGGCTCGAAGGCGGTGAGGAAGTCACCATCACTGGCAAGAATTTCGCTCCGGAATCGCGCATTATCATTGGCGATGCCGAAGTCACTGATTTTGAGGTTGAGAGCGCGACCCAGATTCGAGTTCGCGTGCCGAAACAAAACATTCCTGGAAACCGCAACCTGACCATCCAGACTCGTGGCGGCGTGGATCAGGAACGAATTTTGACACTTTCAAAAAGACTGGATGCGCTGGCTGATGGCGAAATCACAACCGTAGCGGGTGGAATTCCCTACGTTGGGGATGGTGATGTGGCAACTGGTGTGTCAGTTGGGTTGACGGCCAATGACGTGACGGTGGATGTGGGTGGAAATATCTATGTATCCGATTACCTCAATGCTCGCCTGCGCCGGATTGATGCCAATACCAATGTGATTACGACTGTCGCTGGAAATGGGCGGTTTACCTTTGTTGGAGACGGCAACCTGGCGGTCAGTGCCGGAGTCGGGCCAACTTCCGCCACGTTTGACGGGGAAGGGAATTTGTATCTGGTTGATTTGATCAACAACCGTCTGCGTCGAGTTGACGCCCGGACTGGTGTGATTCAGACAATTGCTGGAAATGGAGGGTTTGCTTTTTCCCCGGATGGAATCCTGGCAACTCAGGCCAGTCTGGGGCTGGTTTTTGGCGCTACAGCCGCGATTGATCCGCAAGGGAACGTCGTTTTTTCTGACCCTTCATCAAATCGCATTCGCCGGATCAATGCCCAAACCGGAATCATTTCAACAATTACCGGGAACGGGACACCAGGATTGAGTGGAGATGGTGGCCCGGCTGCGGGGGCAGTTTTATTTGCTCCGCATGGCATTGTGTTTGATCGAGACGGGAATCTCTTTATCAATGACTCGCGAAACCACCGCATCCGGCGCATTGATGCCCAAACCGGCATCATTTCAACTATTGCTGGAAACGGCGTGCGGGGATTTAGCGGTGATGGCGGACCAGCGACCAGTGCCAGTTTCAATCTGGAAGTTGGTGGTGGAATGGCAATTGATCCAGCCGGGAATCTGCATATTGCCGATGGGCTCAACTTCCGGGTTCGTCGCATTGATCGGCAATCAGGCATCATTACCACAGTGGCTGGAACTGGGGACCCACGATTTAGCGGAGATGGTGCCGCTGCAACCGGTGCCGGAATGCAGCCATCGGGCGTGGCGTTTGACGGGTTTGGCAATCTGCTGATTTCTGATACCAACCATCGCATTCGTCGAGTTGATGCCCAAACCCGGACCATCACCACTGTGGCCGGAACCGGGAAGACCAAATTTGGCGGCAGTGGCGGGCTGGCGACCAATGCTGGATTGTCGTTTATCGGCGGTTTTTCGCTGGATGCCCAGGGCAATATCTACATTTCGGATGAACCATTTCATTACATTCATCGGGTAGACGGACGAACCGGCATTATCAATATCATTGCCGGAACTGGAAACCCTGGAAGCCACGGTGATGGCGGTCCGGCGACTTCGGCGGGACTGAGTTCTCCGCGTGGACAGGCGCTCGATGGGCAGGGAAATCTCTATTTTGCCGACACGTTCAATAATCGCATCCGCCGGATTGACCTCCAAACCGGCATCATTTCGACTTTTGCTGGAAATGGAACTGAAAGTTTTAGTGGTGACGGCGGACCGGCAACCAGTGCGGCGTTGTTTAATCCGTCTGGGGTGGCTTTTGATCGGAACGGAAACCTCTTTATTGCCGACACCGGCAACCATCGCATCCGCATGGTGGAAACCAGTTCAGGCCGGATTTCAACCGTCGCTGGAACTGGTGTCCGCAATTTTACTGGCGATGGTGGCCCGGCCCGTTCGGCAACGCTCAATTTCCCACAAAGTGTAGCCTTTGATCAAAGCGGCAACCTGTTGATTTGTGATGCTGGCAGCCGGGTGGTTCGCCGGGTGAGTGTCCAAACAGGTATCATTTCCACAATTGCCGGAAAACCTGGCGATGGAGACTTTTCCGGCGACGGCGGCCCGGCGACACAAGCTGGAATGACCCCGGCCTTTGTCGTCAGTGATGCCACGGGGAACCTCTATGTCGCAGACCTCTTTAGCCACCGCATCCGACGCATTGATGCCCAAACCGGAATGATTTCGACGATTGCTGGCAACGGCAGCGAAGCCTACAGCGGCGATGGCGAACCAGCCGTGGCAGCCTCACTCAATAATCCCTATGCGATTGTGATTGATCAGACTGGCAATGTATATCTGGCTGATCGCGAGAACAAATCCATTCGAGTGATTAAAAACGGTGCGAATTATGAGCCTCCACCGGCTGGATCCCCAACACTGGCCTTGATCGAAGATCAAACCGTGCGTGCCGGAGACCTGCAAGTGGTTGAAGTCAGAGCCTTTGATCCAAATGGCACAGGTGGTTTGCGATTAAACTTGTTTGAATCGCCCGACTTTGTCGCACTGATTGACAATGGAAACGGCCTCGGTGAACTGCGAATTGCACCACCCGCGACTGCCACTGAAGGCGGGCGAGTGACGGTGCAGGTGGTTGATCCGACCGGGCTTTCAGCCCAGACATCGTTTACTGTGACCGTGCTGGGCGCTGATGACACTGAGCCAACCGTGTCAAACGTGACGCTTTCGCGGAAAAAAGTGGTCCGTAAGAAAGACGCGACCATTGGCATAAACTGGCGTTCGGCGGATGACACCGGGGTGATGTCGCATGACCTGCGGTTTGCCACCGATGGCTCGACTTTTGACACGGTGGTCATTTCGGGACTTGATGGCGGCACTCAAAACTTTGTCTGGACGGTTCCAGCGTCAGTTCCAAAAACAAAGACCGGGCGCGTTTTGATTATTGCCCGCGATTCGGCTGGCAATACCGGGGTTGGGACGAGCCAGGAAATCACGGTCAAATAG